From a region of the Streptacidiphilus albus JL83 genome:
- a CDS encoding glycoside hydrolase family 25 domain-containing protein encodes MTIGVETDSLVSLSNYGCLKSNGYTEAIIRAYQSVNRVDPNFSASAQNAQNAGLPVDALITATWQTPATAAADVAQCIKDYQLTVQTTWLFTEC; translated from the coding sequence ATGACCATCGGCGTCGAGACCGACAGTCTTGTCAGCTTGTCCAACTACGGGTGCCTGAAGTCGAACGGCTACACCGAGGCCATCATCCGCGCCTACCAGTCGGTCAACCGGGTCGACCCGAACTTCTCGGCGAGCGCGCAGAACGCGCAGAACGCGGGCCTGCCCGTCGACGCCCTGATCACGGCGACCTGGCAGACTCCCGCCACCGCGGCCGCCGACGTGGCCCAGTGCATCAAGGACTACCAGCTCACGGTGCAGACCACCTGGCTCTTCACCGAGTGTTGA
- a CDS encoding ExeA family protein produces MIERLQQYFGFTKMPFGKSLAPGALHRHGAHAEAVARISWAVAERAIGVVTGEVGAGKTVAVRAALAALDPVRHQVIYLGNPAVGSRGIHRAIVSALGGSPHPHTAALIPQAADALATERAERGRVPVLVLDEAHLLSHDQLESVRMLTNQDMDSASPFACLLIGQPTLRRRIKMGTMAALDQRIALRFAMPPMTGEETGSYLKHHLALAGRSDPLFSDDAVQLIHTTGRGLPRAVNNLAVQALLDVFVQNKTIVDEASARAAVAEVTTE; encoded by the coding sequence GTGATCGAGCGCCTGCAGCAGTACTTCGGCTTCACCAAGATGCCGTTCGGCAAGAGCCTGGCCCCTGGGGCTCTGCACCGTCACGGCGCGCATGCTGAGGCGGTGGCCCGGATCAGCTGGGCGGTCGCGGAGCGCGCGATCGGGGTGGTCACCGGGGAGGTCGGCGCGGGCAAGACCGTCGCTGTCCGCGCCGCCCTGGCAGCTCTGGACCCGGTCCGCCATCAGGTCATCTACCTGGGCAACCCCGCCGTGGGCTCGCGCGGGATCCACCGCGCGATCGTCTCCGCGCTGGGCGGCAGCCCGCACCCGCATACTGCCGCGCTGATCCCGCAGGCCGCCGACGCGCTGGCCACCGAACGCGCCGAGCGCGGCCGCGTCCCCGTCCTGGTGCTCGACGAGGCCCACCTGCTGAGCCACGACCAGTTGGAGTCGGTGCGGATGCTCACCAACCAGGACATGGACTCCGCGTCGCCGTTCGCCTGCCTGCTGATCGGCCAGCCCACCCTGCGCAGGAGAATCAAGATGGGCACCATGGCCGCGCTGGACCAGCGGATCGCGCTGCGGTTCGCGATGCCCCCGATGACCGGCGAGGAGACCGGCAGCTACCTCAAACACCACCTCGCCCTGGCCGGCCGGTCCGACCCGCTGTTCTCCGATGACGCCGTCCAACTGATCCACACCACCGGGCGCGGACTGCCCCGCGCGGTCAACAATCTTGCCGTCCAGGCCCTGCTCGACGTCTTCGTCCAGAACAAGACCATCGTCGACGAGGCGTCAGCACGCGCCGCTGTCGCCGAAGTCACGACAGAGTGA
- a CDS encoding DDE-type integrase/transposase/recombinase, whose amino-acid sequence MASQYEEEMRKRAERARLVGLFRYGVVQDALDPALSAKQRGVLVREIAALTHVGLDGEPVQVARGTLDRWIRSWRVGGFEALVPNAMRVAARTPAEVLELAAGLKRENPGRTAVQVARVLRAHSGWAPSERTLQRHFVRLGLDQLGQDRPKEVFGRFEASRPNELWVGDALHGPLVAGRKTILFAFLDDHSRAVMAARFGFVEDTVRLAVALRPALASRGVPEGVYLDNGSPFVDSWLMRACAVLGVKLVHSRPGRPEGRGKIERYFRTVRGQFLIETADLADRPADQAAAALAEMNRKFTAWVETEYHPRKHSETGQGPLARWQEGWEKGQGPRLPHPDLLREAFLWSEWRNVSKTATVRLQSNSYQVEPALAGRKVELVFDPFDLENIEVRHGSRSFGAATPFEIRRHSHPKARPELPPEQPAAATGVNYLALLDAAHQEQLAGRINYKALLHEDSDSDSDSDSDSDSDSEGDHRAG is encoded by the coding sequence GTGGCATCGCAGTACGAGGAAGAGATGCGCAAGCGCGCGGAGCGGGCCCGCCTGGTGGGTCTGTTCCGTTACGGGGTGGTCCAGGACGCGCTGGACCCGGCGCTGTCGGCCAAGCAGCGCGGAGTGCTGGTGCGCGAGATCGCCGCGTTGACCCATGTCGGCCTGGACGGGGAGCCGGTGCAGGTGGCGCGGGGCACCTTGGACCGGTGGATCCGCTCCTGGCGGGTGGGCGGCTTCGAGGCGCTGGTCCCGAACGCGATGCGGGTCGCGGCCAGGACGCCGGCCGAGGTGCTGGAGTTGGCGGCGGGCTTGAAGCGGGAGAACCCCGGGCGCACGGCGGTGCAGGTCGCGCGGGTGCTGCGGGCGCACTCGGGGTGGGCGCCCTCGGAGCGCACCTTGCAGCGGCACTTCGTGCGCCTGGGCCTGGACCAGCTCGGCCAGGACCGGCCGAAGGAGGTCTTCGGCCGGTTCGAGGCCTCGCGCCCGAACGAGCTGTGGGTCGGTGACGCATTGCACGGACCGCTGGTCGCCGGGCGCAAGACGATCCTGTTCGCGTTCCTGGACGACCACTCCCGGGCGGTGATGGCGGCCCGGTTCGGCTTCGTTGAGGACACCGTGCGCCTGGCGGTCGCGCTTCGTCCCGCGTTGGCGTCCCGGGGTGTCCCCGAAGGGGTCTATCTGGACAACGGGTCGCCGTTCGTGGACTCCTGGCTGATGCGGGCCTGCGCTGTCCTGGGGGTCAAGCTGGTCCACTCGCGACCCGGTCGACCGGAGGGCCGGGGCAAGATCGAACGCTATTTCCGCACGGTTCGGGGCCAGTTCCTGATCGAGACCGCAGACCTGGCCGACCGGCCCGCCGACCAGGCCGCAGCGGCATTGGCGGAGATGAACCGGAAGTTCACGGCCTGGGTGGAGACCGAGTACCACCCGCGCAAGCACTCCGAGACCGGTCAAGGACCACTCGCCCGCTGGCAGGAGGGCTGGGAGAAGGGCCAGGGCCCGCGGCTGCCGCATCCGGACCTGCTGCGGGAGGCGTTCTTGTGGTCCGAGTGGCGCAACGTGTCCAAGACTGCGACCGTGCGCCTGCAGTCCAACTCCTACCAGGTCGAACCCGCTCTGGCGGGACGCAAGGTCGAGCTGGTCTTCGACCCCTTCGACCTGGAGAACATCGAGGTCCGCCACGGGAGCCGCAGCTTCGGCGCCGCGACGCCCTTCGAGATCCGCCGCCACTCCCACCCCAAGGCCCGCCCCGAACTCCCACCCGAACAGCCCGCCGCCGCGACCGGGGTCAACTACCTCGCCCTGCTGGACGCCGCCCACCAGGAACAACTCGCCGGACGCATCAACTACAAGGCCCTCCTCCACGAAGACAGCGACAGCGACAGCGACAGCGACAGCGACAGCGACAGCGACAGCGAAGGGGATCACCGTGCCGGTTGA